The following proteins come from a genomic window of Geomonas sp. RF6:
- a CDS encoding pilus assembly protein TadG-related protein — MDTDAKVTIGRNEKGMVMVYVAVLLIMLFAFVALAVDMGYRHVAKSQLQTAADAAALAGAAYLPDYNLVRFYAMSTAHRNNAAGSPVKIENNGTNTLSDTNDITVGNFNRKLNPAYLPGGDPAGTPPRPINAVQVQVRRTQNTNDPELQSKVDLFFASLFGHPSIGVAATAIAQRKPRAGAYFMISRLTCNPGAIPAGGLALAPDNGNMAWTSLLVKSTSAGDGPAPGVVRALICKDYVPDVDVCNELLYTSNGVAADVFKDYEASFYDPEYDSKNKTIVDGVVSTWTLIVPVADVDDPSKQPDTVPVKGYARITLTRACGSGVGKACRDYSAPTGKASPCSGGENDIVISAIECVSCEESYKLLGAIPTLAD; from the coding sequence ATGGATACCGATGCCAAAGTAACCATCGGCCGCAATGAGAAGGGGATGGTCATGGTGTACGTGGCCGTCCTTCTGATCATGCTCTTTGCTTTTGTGGCCCTGGCAGTCGACATGGGATACCGGCACGTCGCAAAGTCGCAACTGCAGACAGCGGCGGACGCTGCTGCTTTGGCAGGTGCCGCGTATCTTCCAGACTACAATCTCGTAAGGTTTTATGCGATGTCTACCGCTCATCGCAACAATGCAGCAGGAAGTCCGGTAAAGATAGAGAACAACGGCACCAACACACTTTCAGACACCAACGACATAACAGTTGGCAACTTCAACCGAAAGCTCAATCCAGCCTATCTGCCGGGCGGAGATCCTGCCGGTACGCCACCACGCCCTATCAACGCAGTCCAGGTACAGGTGCGAAGGACGCAGAACACCAACGATCCTGAGCTACAGTCCAAGGTTGATCTTTTTTTCGCCTCCCTTTTCGGACACCCATCAATTGGAGTTGCGGCAACGGCCATTGCGCAGCGGAAGCCACGAGCGGGTGCATACTTCATGATTAGCAGACTCACCTGCAATCCTGGGGCGATACCGGCGGGAGGCCTTGCTCTTGCCCCGGATAACGGGAACATGGCGTGGACCTCGTTGCTGGTGAAGTCAACCTCGGCTGGGGATGGCCCGGCTCCCGGGGTGGTGAGGGCTCTTATCTGTAAGGACTACGTGCCTGATGTCGATGTCTGCAACGAGTTGTTGTACACCTCCAACGGTGTCGCTGCTGATGTCTTTAAAGATTACGAGGCAAGCTTTTACGACCCCGAGTATGACAGCAAGAACAAGACAATTGTAGACGGTGTAGTGTCGACCTGGACTCTTATTGTACCTGTTGCCGATGTTGACGACCCTTCCAAGCAGCCAGATACAGTCCCCGTCAAAGGTTATGCGAGGATCACATTGACACGGGCCTGCGGCTCTGGTGTAGGAAAAGCGTGCAGGGACTATAGCGCGCCAACGGGCAAGGCAAGTCCTTGCAGCGGAGGTGAAAACGACATCGTCATTTCTGCCATTGAATGTGTGTCGTGTGAAGAAAGTTACAAATTGCTTGGTGCCATTCCTACGCTAGCTGACTGA
- a CDS encoding TadE/TadG family type IV pilus assembly protein has protein sequence MELRDQRGSALVEMALVLPFLMLVLFGITEFGRAMYITNTLTQAAREGVRRAAVSEKPLDVGSISANIKASIPFDQNGLAISITPASPAHGETITVAISLPFSPVVPLIEALNGITLKAQAKMIYEL, from the coding sequence ATGGAACTACGAGACCAAAGAGGATCCGCACTGGTGGAAATGGCCCTTGTGCTCCCGTTCTTGATGCTCGTGCTGTTCGGCATCACGGAGTTTGGCAGGGCTATGTACATTACTAATACACTGACTCAAGCTGCCCGAGAGGGAGTCCGAAGAGCAGCTGTTAGTGAAAAGCCACTGGATGTAGGATCAATCTCAGCCAATATAAAAGCCTCCATTCCCTTTGACCAGAATGGGCTTGCAATCTCGATTACCCCTGCCTCTCCCGCTCATGGAGAAACCATTACTGTAGCTATAAGCCTGCCATTTAGTCCTGTGGTGCCTTTGATCGAAGCCCTAAACGGAATAACTTTAAAGGCTCAAGCAAAAATGATCTATGAGTTATGA
- a CDS encoding electron transfer flavoprotein subunit alpha/FixB family protein: MKALLVAEQREGKLFEATYELAGFAAKLGAESAMVLVGDPAAAPPFGGKVYLADAERYGEYNPDLHRQLVLTAVEKEDPDYIVFLHTSYGWDLAPRVAARLKCGQVSEVVAITEDGFETGACNGKMRRAVKTSGSRGVITIQLGAFSAIVTDETPSVIPLEGSGETRVAFAGYQPAEAKTVDLGRADIIVSAGRGIGKQENVEVIAALARALGGELAASRPVVDAGWVDHSRQVGTTGQSVSPKLYIACGISGAIQHLAGMKRSGFVVAINKDKEAPIGEIADVLVVADVIPLVQALTAKVGK, translated from the coding sequence ATGAAGGCGCTACTTGTAGCAGAACAAAGGGAAGGGAAGCTTTTCGAGGCGACCTATGAGCTCGCCGGCTTTGCAGCGAAGCTCGGGGCGGAAAGTGCCATGGTGCTGGTGGGCGATCCTGCCGCTGCGCCTCCTTTCGGCGGGAAGGTGTACCTCGCGGACGCCGAGAGATACGGTGAATACAATCCGGACCTGCACCGTCAGCTTGTGCTGACTGCGGTCGAAAAGGAAGATCCCGATTACATCGTCTTCCTCCACACCTCGTACGGCTGGGATCTGGCGCCGCGGGTGGCGGCGCGACTGAAGTGCGGCCAGGTCTCTGAGGTCGTCGCCATCACCGAAGACGGCTTCGAAACGGGCGCGTGCAATGGGAAGATGCGCCGGGCGGTGAAAACGAGCGGCTCCCGTGGAGTGATCACCATTCAGCTCGGAGCCTTTTCTGCGATCGTGACTGACGAAACCCCTTCCGTAATTCCGCTGGAGGGGAGTGGGGAGACGCGGGTGGCCTTTGCGGGGTACCAGCCGGCAGAGGCGAAGACGGTGGACCTGGGACGGGCCGACATCATCGTGAGCGCTGGGCGCGGCATCGGGAAACAGGAAAATGTGGAGGTGATCGCGGCTCTGGCGCGGGCCCTCGGCGGTGAGCTGGCTGCCAGCCGCCCCGTGGTGGACGCTGGCTGGGTCGATCACAGCCGGCAAGTCGGGACAACGGGGCAGTCGGTGAGCCCGAAGCTGTACATCGCCTGCGGCATTTCTGGAGCGATCCAGCATCTGGCGGGGATGAAGCGGTCCGGGTTTGTGGTGGCCATCAACAAGGACAAGGAAGCCCCGATCGGTGAGATAGCAGACGTCCTTGTGGTAGCGGATGTGATTCCACTGGTGCAGGCACTTACGGCGAAGGTCGGGAAGTAA
- a CDS encoding Flp family type IVb pilin, which yields MCPKMKNVMKKLRSVVKNEKGATMVEYALMVALIAVVALAAVTAVGTGTKNEFTTIAQKLGVTPQ from the coding sequence ATGTGTCCCAAGATGAAAAACGTGATGAAAAAGTTGCGCTCCGTGGTGAAAAACGAGAAGGGAGCAACCATGGTTGAGTATGCCCTCATGGTGGCCCTAATAGCAGTAGTGGCATTAGCTGCAGTAACGGCTGTTGGAACCGGCACGAAGAATGAATTTACGACCATCGCACAGAAATTAGGTGTGACGCCGCAGTAG
- the mutM gene encoding bifunctional DNA-formamidopyrimidine glycosylase/DNA-(apurinic or apyrimidinic site) lyase, translating to MPELPEVEVTRLGIRHHVVGNAIQEISIHSPKLRSFVPPDLSDTLAGESVLALERRGKYLVFSFARGALLLHLGMTGHLRLVNGDRTPGKHDHVDILLSSGMKLRLNDVRLFGRVHWTASNPLQHPLLACIGPEPLTDGFTGAYLFGRTRRRRVAIQRFIMDAAVVAGVGNIYAAESLFASGILPTTIAADLSEAQCHTVVQKIKEVLATSIAVGSATMDFCAEEERLAYFPQELNVYDREGEPCRVCEDIIQRGRLGNRSTFFCGRCQK from the coding sequence ATGCCCGAATTGCCCGAGGTAGAGGTTACCCGTCTCGGCATCCGCCATCACGTAGTCGGCAACGCCATCCAGGAGATATCCATCCACAGCCCGAAGCTTCGGTCCTTTGTTCCACCCGACCTCAGTGACACCCTGGCGGGGGAGTCTGTATTGGCGCTGGAGCGCCGTGGCAAGTATCTCGTCTTCAGCTTTGCCAGGGGGGCGCTGCTCCTGCATCTCGGCATGACAGGGCACCTGCGTCTCGTCAATGGCGACCGCACGCCTGGAAAGCACGACCATGTCGACATCCTCCTCAGCTCTGGGATGAAGCTGCGCCTGAATGACGTGCGGCTCTTTGGACGTGTGCACTGGACTGCCAGTAATCCGCTGCAGCATCCTCTCCTCGCATGCATTGGTCCCGAACCGCTGACGGATGGATTTACCGGCGCTTATCTCTTTGGTCGCACAAGACGAAGGAGGGTCGCCATCCAGAGATTTATAATGGACGCCGCCGTCGTGGCGGGAGTTGGAAACATCTACGCCGCGGAGTCCCTTTTCGCGAGTGGAATACTCCCCACCACCATCGCCGCAGATCTTTCTGAGGCGCAGTGCCACACCGTGGTGCAAAAGATCAAGGAAGTGCTGGCCACTTCCATTGCAGTGGGAAGTGCAACAATGGATTTTTGCGCAGAGGAGGAACGGCTAGCTTATTTTCCGCAGGAACTGAACGTTTACGACCGGGAGGGGGAGCCGTGCAGGGTGTGTGAAGATATCATCCAAAGGGGCAGGCTCGGTAACCGGTCCACCTTTTTCTGTGGCCGGTGCCAGAAGTGA
- a CDS encoding PAS domain S-box protein, with protein MEPKTIQKMHISRDTLCAILERLPVAAFFQDGDVVHLNSAAEELTGYGSTEIGYDKEWFNTLYRKSMERCRDGGSRSPHREVLVRKDGSVRLVDCLAGDDGILLLHDVTCHKSPPSPSFQPDGVEHPKTVPVTLLDLVAIVSLDGRVREMHGAWEEMLGYQKEELLDRSFTEFVHPDDLESAVHSFEALLKDVPVLNVSIRARCKDNSYRWLECKALPPDHQGLIYANFKDITTQKELEQTLRHRERLFRGLFHNAPVGIYQSDADGKHFIANQRWYEYAGVSAEAISPRGSDFSASERDRERISSMWKKALESGKEWSSEYSYRTANGRRVWVHGTALQLLDEKGEIIGYLGCNVDITERKLAEEALRKSEHRFRLAMEATNDGLWDIDLETKRAYYSPGCYRMLGYDPVKDKRSDEEWLELVHAEDLPRTVEAYRKCAENRTAGFEVESRMRSKDGTWKWILSRGKAVAPDLSDRPPRIVGTFVDISDRKMMEEMLRKEHELLNLITETSPVGILFIERSGRIPFVNPRMEEITGFTREELKARGHAIMLERLSSPERDALNPEQIPSQRAIATGGSQRDVCLTFRRKDGRHILLSINSAPFLDADGEIGGVVETIEDVTERKEAEQETRRLNEELDLRVMERTTQLNLAKREMESFSYSVSHDLRAPLRHINSYCTILEEDFADALPLQAHHYLDRICAASTRMGKLIDDLLKLSRINRAEMKLGPFKISKIAQEVAAILREEYAGRDVQFEIADGLVAKGDRFLVRQVLENLMENAMKYTSKHATARIEFGRTMIDGKQAFYVKDDGAGFDMAYADKLFQPFQRLHGSEFEGTGIGLATVKRIVERHGGRVWAYGAVDEGAAFYFTLSGPGRGVASGERHGEGMAA; from the coding sequence ATGGAGCCAAAGACGATACAAAAGATGCATATATCGCGCGACACGCTTTGCGCCATTCTTGAGAGGCTACCTGTTGCAGCGTTTTTCCAGGACGGCGACGTTGTGCATCTCAATAGCGCTGCAGAGGAACTGACCGGGTACGGCAGCACCGAGATTGGTTACGACAAGGAGTGGTTCAACACTCTCTACCGCAAGAGCATGGAACGCTGCCGCGATGGTGGGAGCCGCTCCCCGCACCGGGAGGTCCTGGTGCGGAAAGATGGATCAGTGAGGCTCGTCGATTGCCTTGCTGGCGACGACGGCATTTTGCTCCTGCACGATGTCACCTGCCACAAAAGCCCCCCCTCTCCTTCTTTCCAACCCGACGGTGTCGAACATCCGAAAACAGTTCCGGTTACCCTTCTCGATCTCGTGGCCATCGTTTCACTCGATGGCCGCGTGAGGGAGATGCACGGTGCCTGGGAGGAGATGCTCGGCTATCAAAAGGAAGAGCTCCTCGATCGCTCCTTCACCGAATTCGTACATCCTGACGACCTCGAATCTGCCGTGCACTCTTTCGAGGCCCTCCTCAAGGACGTGCCCGTCCTCAATGTATCCATCCGTGCTCGCTGCAAGGACAACAGCTACCGGTGGCTGGAGTGCAAGGCGCTCCCCCCGGACCACCAGGGATTGATCTACGCCAACTTCAAGGACATAACCACCCAAAAAGAGCTGGAGCAGACCTTGCGCCACCGGGAGCGGCTCTTCCGAGGTCTCTTCCACAACGCCCCTGTCGGGATCTATCAATCCGACGCCGACGGAAAGCATTTCATCGCGAACCAGCGCTGGTACGAGTATGCCGGTGTTTCGGCAGAAGCAATTTCACCGCGCGGGTCTGATTTCTCTGCAAGTGAAAGGGATCGCGAGCGCATCTCTTCCATGTGGAAAAAAGCGCTCGAGTCAGGGAAGGAATGGTCCTCCGAATACAGCTACCGCACTGCGAACGGGCGGCGTGTGTGGGTGCATGGAACTGCGCTGCAGCTGCTGGACGAAAAGGGCGAAATCATAGGGTACCTTGGGTGCAACGTCGACATCACCGAAAGGAAGTTGGCTGAGGAGGCGCTCCGAAAGAGCGAACACCGGTTCCGGCTGGCAATGGAAGCGACAAATGACGGTCTGTGGGACATCGACCTGGAGACGAAGCGCGCCTACTACAGCCCGGGGTGTTATCGCATGCTCGGCTACGATCCGGTAAAGGACAAGAGGTCGGACGAGGAGTGGCTCGAACTGGTGCACGCGGAAGATCTCCCCCGGACGGTGGAGGCTTACCGGAAGTGCGCCGAGAACAGGACGGCGGGGTTCGAGGTGGAGTCCCGGATGCGCTCCAAGGATGGGACCTGGAAATGGATCCTCAGTCGCGGAAAAGCCGTCGCTCCCGACCTGAGCGACCGCCCTCCCCGGATCGTCGGAACCTTTGTCGATATCAGCGACCGGAAGATGATGGAAGAGATGCTCCGCAAGGAGCACGAGCTCTTGAACCTCATCACCGAGACCAGTCCCGTCGGCATCCTCTTCATCGAGAGGAGCGGCAGGATCCCCTTCGTCAATCCCCGCATGGAAGAGATCACCGGCTTCACCAGAGAAGAGCTGAAGGCGCGCGGCCACGCCATCATGCTGGAGCGCCTTTCCTCGCCGGAACGGGACGCTCTCAATCCTGAGCAGATTCCTTCGCAACGCGCCATCGCCACCGGGGGCTCCCAGCGAGACGTCTGCCTCACCTTCCGGCGGAAAGACGGCCGCCATATTCTCCTTTCCATAAACTCCGCCCCCTTTCTCGATGCCGACGGCGAGATCGGCGGCGTAGTGGAAACTATCGAGGACGTAACAGAGCGGAAGGAAGCTGAACAGGAGACGCGACGCCTGAACGAAGAACTGGATCTGAGGGTGATGGAGAGGACAACGCAGCTGAACCTCGCCAAAAGGGAAATGGAGTCCTTCAGCTATTCCGTCTCCCACGACCTGCGTGCGCCGCTGCGCCACATAAACAGCTACTGCACGATACTGGAGGAGGACTTCGCCGACGCCCTGCCACTGCAGGCGCACCACTATCTGGACCGCATCTGCGCCGCCAGCACCAGAATGGGAAAACTGATAGACGACCTCTTGAAGCTCTCCAGGATCAACCGCGCCGAAATGAAGCTCGGCCCCTTCAAGATCAGCAAGATCGCGCAGGAGGTGGCGGCCATTCTGCGTGAGGAGTACGCCGGGCGCGACGTGCAGTTCGAGATTGCGGATGGACTTGTGGCGAAAGGGGACCGCTTCCTGGTTCGCCAGGTGCTGGAGAACCTGATGGAAAATGCCATGAAGTACACCTCGAAGCACGCCACCGCGCGCATCGAGTTCGGCAGGACCATGATCGACGGGAAGCAGGCCTTTTATGTGAAGGATGACGGCGCCGGGTTCGACATGGCGTACGCGGACAAACTCTTCCAGCCCTTCCAGAGGCTCCACGGCTCCGAATTCGAGGGAACCGGTATAGGACTCGCTACGGTGAAGCGGATTGTCGAGCGGCACGGCGGGCGGGTGTGGGCATACGGCGCGGTAGACGAAGGAGCAGCCTTCTACTTCACCCTCTCAGGCCCCGGACGCGGCGTAGCGAGTGGCGAACGGCATGGCGAGGGGATGGCTGCATGA
- a CDS encoding AAA family ATPase, translating into MNQQLSTVVIDSDARSRNLIVESLKTLEGAVRLVAAAGDLQEGLKGVPPAIPHIIIMEVKDLESGAKEIEFILSRSPQAAVFVSCVEKSTEWILGLIRAGAREYLPRPVSPLELMAAVKKVARLQAVKSGGQAKRGEVISVYNPSGGTGTTTIAVNLAAVLAAQGNSTALVDLNLSSGDISAFLDLSPRYTLASMLPKKGQIDSTFVKSIMTPHSCGVQILDSPFDLGEASQVQPELVKEVLAVLRTIFKYIVIDCGGPLFGCNLAAFESSDEVLFTTVLNLPALRNAKRYLAALDSEGFGADKVKVVINRNNPRDDIRVADAEKVLGRKVYQTLPNCYADVKSSILQGVPLVLCNPKSQLAKALEQFARQLCVQKDNVPRQVGF; encoded by the coding sequence ATGAATCAACAGCTAAGCACGGTAGTCATAGATAGTGATGCCCGCTCGAGAAATCTGATAGTTGAGTCGCTGAAGACCCTTGAGGGGGCGGTGCGCCTGGTGGCGGCAGCTGGCGACCTGCAGGAGGGGCTGAAAGGAGTGCCTCCCGCGATCCCGCACATCATAATCATGGAGGTTAAGGATCTCGAGTCGGGAGCCAAGGAAATCGAGTTCATACTATCGCGCTCCCCGCAGGCCGCCGTTTTTGTCAGTTGCGTCGAAAAGAGCACCGAGTGGATCCTTGGCCTGATCCGCGCAGGGGCTCGGGAATATTTGCCCCGTCCCGTTTCCCCGTTGGAGCTCATGGCTGCGGTGAAGAAGGTGGCAAGGCTGCAGGCAGTAAAGAGCGGAGGTCAGGCAAAGAGGGGAGAGGTTATTTCTGTATACAATCCTTCAGGCGGAACGGGAACGACCACCATAGCCGTCAATCTCGCCGCAGTGCTCGCGGCGCAAGGAAACAGCACCGCCCTCGTGGACCTCAACCTCTCCAGTGGTGACATCAGTGCCTTTCTCGACCTTTCCCCTCGCTATACCCTTGCCAGCATGCTGCCGAAAAAAGGACAAATCGACTCCACCTTTGTAAAGAGCATCATGACGCCCCATTCCTGCGGGGTACAGATTCTCGACAGTCCTTTTGATCTCGGAGAGGCAAGTCAGGTCCAGCCGGAACTTGTGAAGGAAGTCCTTGCGGTGTTGCGCACCATATTCAAGTACATCGTTATCGACTGCGGGGGGCCGTTGTTCGGATGCAACCTGGCAGCTTTTGAGAGCTCCGATGAGGTCCTTTTCACTACCGTATTGAACCTGCCGGCCTTGAGAAATGCCAAACGGTACCTCGCTGCATTGGATAGTGAGGGTTTTGGAGCCGACAAGGTCAAGGTGGTGATAAACCGCAACAATCCAAGGGACGATATAAGAGTAGCGGATGCCGAGAAGGTCCTAGGGAGGAAGGTATATCAGACTCTCCCCAACTGCTATGCCGACGTCAAAAGCTCCATATTGCAGGGCGTGCCGCTGGTACTGTGCAATCCGAAATCACAGTTAGCCAAAGCACTGGAGCAGTTTGCAAGGCAGCTATGCGTCCAGAAAGACAACGTTCCCAGACAGGTGGGGTTCTAG
- the cpaB gene encoding Flp pilus assembly protein CpaB, with amino-acid sequence MTRPNAVTVVTVLALLLGASASLFAYNYLKKQGVKQYQGVPVVSAAVDLAIGTKLDPSNVKVAKWPKEALPRDYCTDPNALVGRVMVRPVSAGDVITQAKLMPINTSGGIMTYMVPQGHRAVTVSVNEVAGVAGFISPSSRVDVVLTTPTPGSTDDKDSISKIMLQNVPVLATGQVTEQREGKPAVVPTVTLDLVPDDAEKLIVGAKKGTLQLLLRNMVDVASVDTRGATVAKALGVTGLQRPVVVTRTVAAPRQPAVHRAVASAPVQARFTMEVIKGGAKSTRDFPE; translated from the coding sequence ATGACCAGGCCGAACGCTGTGACGGTTGTAACTGTGCTGGCACTCCTGCTCGGTGCGAGCGCCTCTCTTTTTGCCTACAACTACCTTAAAAAACAAGGTGTGAAACAATACCAGGGCGTGCCCGTAGTCTCGGCAGCCGTGGATCTTGCCATCGGCACGAAGCTCGATCCTTCAAACGTGAAGGTAGCCAAGTGGCCCAAGGAGGCGCTCCCTCGTGACTACTGTACCGATCCCAATGCCCTAGTGGGGCGGGTGATGGTGCGTCCGGTGAGCGCGGGCGATGTCATCACCCAGGCGAAGTTGATGCCGATCAATACCTCGGGAGGCATCATGACCTATATGGTTCCCCAGGGACATCGCGCCGTTACCGTCTCCGTAAACGAGGTGGCCGGTGTGGCAGGTTTTATCAGCCCCAGCAGTAGGGTGGACGTGGTGCTGACGACGCCGACACCTGGTTCAACGGATGACAAGGACAGTATCAGCAAGATCATGCTGCAGAATGTGCCGGTGCTGGCCACCGGGCAGGTGACCGAGCAAAGGGAAGGAAAACCGGCCGTGGTGCCCACGGTAACGCTCGATCTCGTTCCTGACGATGCAGAAAAACTCATCGTGGGGGCGAAAAAAGGAACACTTCAATTGCTGCTTCGAAACATGGTCGATGTTGCTTCTGTCGATACACGGGGGGCCACTGTTGCCAAGGCTCTCGGCGTGACTGGGCTTCAGAGGCCGGTAGTGGTAACACGCACTGTGGCGGCTCCGCGTCAGCCCGCCGTGCACCGCGCGGTCGCATCTGCTCCAGTCCAAGCGCGATTTACGATGGAGGTCATAAAGGGAGGAGCAAAGTCTACCCGTGACTTTCCTGAATGA
- a CDS encoding outer membrane beta-barrel protein, protein MRKWKALLAAMTFLALAGGVAHAGSIEGRFGITGQLGFTAAQKSSYTPAFAASHGLTDRELKPDGGFIGGGSLMFGLTPIVALEAGALYQPDTDYQNGGVEVLSISSTDVYVGFQLRNNVSDDLAAYLGAGVDVLFSDVEDVSGRNGDVDTVVGGHVHVGGDYFITPSIALNLDLRALLFPDADVKSAGSTVANFSPITFVGLFGVRFFLN, encoded by the coding sequence ATGAGGAAATGGAAGGCTCTACTCGCTGCTATGACGTTTCTAGCCCTTGCCGGCGGGGTGGCGCACGCTGGAAGTATAGAAGGACGCTTCGGCATAACGGGACAGTTGGGCTTCACCGCTGCTCAAAAGAGTAGTTACACCCCCGCGTTTGCCGCGTCCCATGGACTGACGGATCGTGAATTGAAGCCTGACGGCGGCTTTATCGGTGGTGGCAGCCTTATGTTTGGGCTGACTCCCATAGTGGCGCTGGAGGCCGGTGCTCTGTACCAGCCTGATACTGACTACCAAAATGGCGGCGTGGAGGTGTTGTCGATCTCCAGCACCGATGTCTATGTAGGGTTTCAGTTGCGCAACAACGTGTCCGATGACCTGGCAGCGTACCTCGGCGCAGGAGTAGATGTTCTTTTCAGCGATGTAGAGGATGTCAGTGGCCGCAATGGTGACGTGGATACGGTGGTAGGGGGGCATGTGCACGTCGGAGGCGACTACTTCATCACGCCGTCGATTGCGCTCAACCTTGACCTGCGCGCTCTCCTTTTTCCGGACGCCGATGTCAAATCTGCCGGGAGTACCGTAGCGAACTTTAGCCCCATCACCTTTGTAGGTCTCTTCGGAGTCAGGTTTTTCCTCAACTAG
- a CDS encoding type II and III secretion system protein family protein, with protein sequence MKNVQTVKTLYLLIACLLVLSFPGVASANIATDVVVHKSALLTLQKKSERVSIAAPEIAELVVISPTQLQINGKKIGSTSLIVWDVGGNTSFFDIRVKGDCALLESQIQEIAPNDSIKVDYANDTIVLSGKATNEETVSKVVQVAKAYAATAEGAGDSRPVDNGLDTSLSSFQPLTLSGLGGQGDGKGPSAKVLNHIVIDDPQQVLLEVKVAQVDKSALKSLGISIFIRGSSGEGFSNQVGAPSGELEINKDGTRTKFTGIAGQFPGLASFNPIDQYQFGISMFKEGIGAVLKALATKNMAKILAEPNLLVKSGQIGKFLAGSKIPISIVTGVGAVSGTTIQFIDVGIKLNFKPEVMENGLISLKIDPAEVSSIAGTLAVNGYPIIDTREVRTRVQLRDGESLVLAGLLQEDRIKTMSKMPLMGDIPILGALFRSTQDDIKEKELVFFITPRIAKPNAPGDVPPLPTDKPLTPEQEKELQWIPMPK encoded by the coding sequence ATGAAAAATGTACAAACGGTAAAGACCCTCTACTTGCTAATAGCCTGTTTGCTGGTCCTCTCCTTTCCCGGGGTTGCCAGTGCGAACATCGCCACCGATGTTGTGGTACATAAAAGCGCGCTGCTCACCCTGCAAAAAAAGTCCGAGCGCGTCTCCATCGCCGCACCGGAGATCGCCGAACTCGTGGTGATCTCTCCTACCCAGTTGCAGATCAATGGCAAAAAAATTGGCTCCACCTCCCTTATTGTCTGGGATGTTGGGGGAAACACCTCCTTTTTCGACATCCGCGTAAAAGGCGACTGTGCGCTGCTGGAAAGCCAGATACAGGAAATAGCCCCCAACGACAGCATCAAGGTGGACTACGCAAACGATACCATCGTGTTGTCAGGAAAAGCCACCAACGAAGAGACGGTTTCCAAGGTAGTGCAGGTTGCCAAAGCCTATGCCGCAACAGCCGAGGGTGCCGGCGATAGCAGACCTGTCGACAACGGCCTAGATACCTCTCTTTCATCGTTTCAGCCGCTGACTCTGTCGGGATTGGGCGGGCAGGGCGACGGTAAGGGGCCCAGCGCGAAGGTGCTGAACCACATCGTGATCGACGATCCGCAGCAGGTGCTTCTCGAAGTCAAGGTGGCCCAGGTAGACAAGTCCGCCCTGAAATCTCTCGGCATCAGCATCTTTATCCGCGGCTCCAGTGGAGAGGGGTTCAGCAACCAGGTAGGAGCACCTTCCGGAGAGCTGGAGATCAACAAGGATGGCACGAGGACGAAATTCACCGGCATTGCCGGGCAATTTCCCGGACTCGCCAGCTTTAATCCTATTGATCAGTACCAGTTCGGTATCTCCATGTTTAAGGAGGGAATCGGCGCGGTCCTCAAGGCTCTGGCTACCAAGAACATGGCAAAGATACTCGCGGAGCCGAACCTGCTGGTAAAGAGCGGACAGATCGGCAAGTTCCTGGCCGGCAGCAAAATACCGATTTCCATCGTTACCGGCGTGGGTGCCGTGTCCGGGACCACGATCCAGTTCATCGACGTAGGGATCAAGTTGAATTTCAAGCCGGAGGTTATGGAAAACGGACTTATTTCTCTGAAAATCGACCCGGCAGAGGTGAGCAGTATTGCGGGGACCCTCGCGGTGAATGGCTATCCCATCATCGACACCCGTGAAGTACGCACCCGGGTGCAGCTTCGGGATGGCGAGAGCCTGGTTCTCGCGGGACTGCTGCAGGAGGACAGGATAAAGACCATGTCTAAAATGCCGCTAATGGGCGATATTCCCATTCTTGGTGCGCTCTTCAGATCGACACAAGATGATATCAAGGAAAAGGAGCTTGTATTTTTCATCACCCCAAGGATTGCAAAGCCCAACGCACCGGGTGACGTCCCTCCGCTTCCGACCGACAAGCCGCTCACTCCGGAGCAGGAAAAGGAGCTGCAATGGATACCGATGCCAAAGTAA